A single Mustela lutreola isolate mMusLut2 chromosome X, mMusLut2.pri, whole genome shotgun sequence DNA region contains:
- the LOC131822243 gene encoding POM121-like protein 12: MGGYLSRHLGRYLRTAKAALPRPAWGNRYLRARPAPHRRGAVQNQVISVHRERWMQSRTHLPLPPHLDHPRVQRAVVPKAWRSFRGKSPLHTFLGLDFSSRRESFVRHCLWKAQNVLNVWNMVTVNIAPPEGCGSSSGRPATQERPHSCAKEIWLRARSPGQRGKKRSGRALRFEGPPAKRRRQSPGARPSAFSPVWKDGMAPSFVPRPGPLRRGLFWHRADQEATQPGPDPPPGHQQAPGESPGLGLRADERVPEPGPSCSLGLPLYPEPPPETRTSSPFTPLTPALPRHE; encoded by the coding sequence ATGGGCGGCTACCTGAGCAGACACCTGGGCAGATACCTGCGCACGGCCAAGGCCGCGCTGCCACGCCCCGCTTGGGGAAACCGCTACCTGCGGGCCAGGCCCGCCCCCCACCGCCGCGGCGCGGTCCAGAACCAAGTCATCTCGGTGCACCGGGAGCGCTGGATGCAGAGCCGGACCCACCTCCCGCTGCCGCCCCACCTGGACCACCCCCGAGTCCAGAGGGCCGTAGTGCCCAAGGCCTGGAGGAGCTTCCGCGGCAAGTCCCCCCTCCACACCTTCCTGGGGCTGGATTTCTCTAGCAGGCGCGAGAGCTTCGTGAGGCACTGCCTCTGGAAGGCCCAGAACGTCCTGAACGTCTGGAACATGGTGACCGTCAACATCGCTCCTCCTGAGGGCTGCGGGAGCTCCAGCGGGCGCCCAGCCACCCAGGAGCGCCCGCACTCCTGCGCCAAGGAGATCTGGCTGAGGGCTCGCAGCCCCggccagagagggaagaagaggagcgGCAGAGCTCTCCGGTTCGAAGGCCCCCCGGCCAAGAGGAGGCGGCAGAGCCCAGGGGCCAGGCCGTCCGCCTTCAGTCCTGTGTGGAAAGATGGCATGGCCCCTTCCTTCgtgcccaggcctgggcctctgAGAAGAGGCCTCTTCTGGCATCGCGCCGACCAGGAGGCCACCCAGCCCGGGCCCGACCCGCCGCCAGGACACCAGCAGGCCCCAGGAGAGTCACCGGGCCTCGGCTTGAGAGCAGATGAGCGTGTCCCAGAGCCTGGGCCCTCCTGCAGCCTGGGGCTCCCCTTGTATCCTGAGCCACCGCCTGAGACTCGAACCAGCAGTCCTTTTACCCCGCTGACCCCCGCTCTACCCCGGCATGAGTGA